The Endozoicomonas montiporae CL-33 genome contains a region encoding:
- a CDS encoding YebG family protein, translating to MSITPMWRVDRDGSMFTDKKSAEEHDRMLELAANLTTLLEDHFTMDEQLAEDIGLLLSRNKDILSKAFKGKPDLVLEIGKPSDEKDPDSEAA from the coding sequence ATGTCAATTACCCCTATGTGGCGAGTTGATCGGGACGGGAGTATGTTTACAGACAAAAAATCCGCTGAAGAACATGACCGTATGCTGGAGCTGGCAGCCAATCTGACCACCCTGCTGGAAGATCACTTTACGATGGATGAACAGCTGGCAGAAGATATCGGCCTGTTACTGTCTCGCAACAAGGACATTCTGTCCAAAGCCTTCAAGGGCAAGCCTGACCTGGTGCTTGAAATTGGTAAGCCGTCCGACGAAAAAGACCCGGATTCTGAAGCGGCCTGA
- the rluB gene encoding 23S rRNA pseudouridine(2605) synthase RluB — MTTETTPPQGEKLQKILAGAGIGSRREMERWISEGRITVNGEKASLGDRATAEDRISVDGRPVKLDNYASKVRRVIAYNKPEGEICSRSDPDGRPTVFDRLPKLSGERWIAIGRLDLNTSGLLLFTTDGELASRLMHPSHEIEREYAVRVMGNVTEQKVKNLFEGVELEDGPARFTDIVDSGGAGINRWFHVCIMEGRNREVRRLWESQELTVSRLKRVRFANVIIPDHLRMGQWEELDKDAIDTLAAHVKLDPAPLPTVRKQARTTRTGLKGPRGKTAAQGKGKKRPSPHKKASPHKRNRFS, encoded by the coding sequence ATGACTACTGAAACAACGCCTCCCCAGGGTGAAAAACTGCAAAAAATCCTGGCGGGCGCTGGCATCGGCTCGCGCCGTGAGATGGAACGCTGGATCAGCGAAGGTCGTATCACCGTGAACGGTGAAAAGGCCTCTCTGGGTGATCGTGCTACCGCAGAAGATCGAATCTCTGTGGATGGTCGTCCGGTAAAACTCGACAACTACGCATCCAAAGTGCGTCGTGTAATTGCCTACAACAAGCCTGAAGGCGAGATCTGCAGCCGCTCCGATCCGGACGGTCGCCCAACCGTGTTTGACCGTCTGCCCAAGCTGAGCGGTGAGCGCTGGATTGCCATTGGCCGTCTCGACCTGAATACCTCCGGTTTGCTCCTGTTCACCACCGATGGTGAGCTGGCCAGCCGCCTTATGCACCCTTCCCACGAAATCGAGCGTGAATACGCTGTACGCGTCATGGGTAATGTCACTGAACAGAAAGTGAAAAATCTGTTTGAAGGCGTTGAACTGGAAGACGGCCCGGCACGCTTTACCGATATCGTTGACTCCGGCGGTGCAGGCATTAACCGCTGGTTCCACGTCTGCATTATGGAAGGTCGTAACCGCGAAGTCCGTCGTCTGTGGGAGTCCCAGGAACTCACCGTCAGCCGCCTGAAACGTGTGCGCTTTGCCAACGTCATCATCCCTGACCACCTGCGTATGGGTCAGTGGGAAGAGCTGGACAAAGACGCTATCGATACACTGGCCGCCCACGTAAAACTGGATCCGGCACCACTGCCAACCGTTCGCAAGCAGGCTCGTACCACTCGCACCGGCCTGAAAGGCCCTCGCGGCAAAACGGCTGCCCAGGGCAAAGGCAAGAAACGCCCATCCCCACACAAAAAAGCTTCCCCACACAAGCGTAACCGCTTTTCATAA
- the scpB gene encoding SMC-Scp complex subunit ScpB, with amino-acid sequence MEIEQLQRILEGALLASNKPLTLEHMMALFPEEEAPDANAFREALVALSESCEGRGFELKQVASGYRFQVRQELATWVGRLWEEKPQRYTRALLETLALIAYRQPITRGEIEEIRGVSVSSNIVRTLQEREWIRVVGHRDVPGRPAMFATTRQFLDYFNLQNLNELPPLSEIRDLEKMAKQLTETPEQGSLEVEPAETTEAVDASEVHEVIDVEEQSAAALFAELDEMEADLPDNFDDLIKKQKVESLEPDEKESSNTESVEDSGDSTESTRKTPEDSL; translated from the coding sequence ATGGAAATCGAACAACTGCAACGCATTCTGGAAGGTGCCCTGCTGGCCAGCAACAAGCCACTGACTCTGGAGCATATGATGGCACTGTTTCCGGAAGAAGAAGCCCCGGACGCCAATGCCTTCCGTGAAGCACTGGTTGCCCTGTCGGAAAGCTGTGAAGGCCGTGGTTTCGAGCTGAAACAGGTGGCCTCGGGCTACCGTTTTCAGGTGCGGCAGGAGCTGGCGACCTGGGTTGGACGCTTATGGGAAGAAAAGCCGCAACGCTACACCCGGGCCCTGCTGGAAACGCTGGCATTGATTGCCTATCGACAGCCGATTACCCGGGGCGAGATCGAAGAAATTCGTGGCGTCAGTGTCAGCAGCAACATTGTCCGCACACTGCAAGAGCGAGAGTGGATTCGGGTGGTCGGTCACCGGGACGTACCCGGACGTCCTGCCATGTTTGCCACCACACGGCAGTTTCTGGATTACTTCAACCTTCAGAATCTCAATGAACTGCCACCGCTGTCCGAAATTCGTGACCTTGAAAAGATGGCCAAACAACTGACCGAAACACCCGAGCAGGGTTCACTGGAGGTCGAGCCTGCAGAAACGACTGAAGCAGTGGATGCCAGCGAAGTTCATGAAGTCATTGATGTTGAAGAACAGTCCGCGGCAGCCCTGTTCGCCGAGCTGGATGAAATGGAAGCCGATCTGCCTGATAACTTTGACGACCTGATTAAAAAGCAGAAGGTGGAGTCGCTGGAGCCGGATGAGAAAGAATCCAGTAACACGGAGTCTGTTGAAGACTCTGGCGACAGTACGGAATCCACCCGCAAAACCCCAGAAGATTCTCTATAG
- a CDS encoding segregation and condensation protein A produces MTTTEAVADEMPDSTTPEEQAPAQTDAFDLNEASDAALENRILVMGQPMAKLPDDLYIPPEALEVFLDAFEGPLDLLLYLIKRNNMDILNIQVYTITQQYMEYVELMESSQFELAAEYLVMAATLAEIKSRMLLPRVSDDEEEEEDPRAELIRRLQEYERFKQAAEDIDELPRLNRNIYLVSAEPPNVELERPHPDVDLKEVMLALGEVLRRADMYENHQIEQEALSTRERMSQVLSQLSSDRFTPFVALFRVDEGRLGVVVTFIAVMELIKESLIELIQNEPYGPIHVKARID; encoded by the coding sequence ATGACCACGACGGAAGCCGTGGCCGATGAGATGCCAGACAGCACGACGCCGGAAGAGCAAGCACCGGCACAAACCGATGCCTTTGACCTGAACGAGGCATCCGATGCTGCACTGGAAAACCGCATTCTGGTCATGGGACAGCCCATGGCCAAGCTGCCTGACGACCTTTATATTCCACCCGAAGCACTGGAAGTGTTTCTGGATGCCTTCGAGGGCCCCCTTGACCTGTTGTTGTACCTTATCAAACGCAACAACATGGATATCCTCAATATACAGGTGTACACCATTACCCAACAGTACATGGAGTACGTGGAACTGATGGAGTCCTCCCAGTTTGAGCTGGCGGCAGAATATCTGGTGATGGCTGCCACTCTGGCTGAAATCAAGTCTCGAATGCTGCTGCCCAGAGTCAGTGATGACGAGGAAGAAGAGGAAGATCCGAGAGCCGAGCTGATTCGCCGACTGCAGGAGTACGAACGCTTCAAGCAGGCAGCGGAAGACATTGATGAACTGCCACGACTGAATCGCAACATCTACCTTGTCAGTGCCGAACCACCCAATGTGGAGCTGGAACGTCCTCACCCTGACGTTGACCTGAAAGAAGTCATGCTGGCACTGGGCGAAGTACTGCGCCGGGCAGATATGTACGAAAACCATCAGATTGAACAAGAAGCCCTGTCTACACGTGAGCGTATGAGTCAGGTGTTATCACAACTGTCGTCTGACCGCTTTACGCCCTTTGTTGCCCTGTTCAGGGTGGATGAAGGACGACTGGGCGTGGTCGTGACCTTTATAGCAGTGATGGAACTGATCAAGGAATCCCTGATCGAACTGATACAAAACGAACCTTATGGCCCGATTCATGTGAAGGCCAGAATTGACTGA
- a CDS encoding tryptophan--tRNA ligase: protein MRPTGRLHLGHYHGVLKNWLTLQHEYECFFFVADWHALTTHYEDPASIEENVWEMVIDWLAAGVNPGSATLFIQSKVPEHAELNLLLSMITPLSWLERVPSYKDQQEKLRERDLSTHGFLGYPLLQSADILLYRAGLVPVGADQEAHIEITREIARRFNHLYGREPGFEDNAEAAIRKMGKKTGTLYRNLRRAYLEKGDDEALETARALLKEQSNITLGDQERLFGYLEGTGKVILPEPQALLAPQARMPGLDGQKMSKSYGNTITLREEPDDITSKIRKMPTDPARQRRNDPGEPEKCPVWQLHKVYSDEERQNWVQEGCRNAGIGCLDCKKPVIDACQAELEPIRMEAMELERNQDVVKNIIAEGCEQARDEAQDTLRDVRDAIGIDYR, encoded by the coding sequence ATGCGACCCACCGGCCGACTGCATCTGGGCCATTATCATGGTGTGTTGAAAAACTGGCTGACCCTTCAGCATGAGTACGAATGCTTCTTTTTTGTTGCTGACTGGCACGCACTGACCACTCATTACGAAGACCCTGCATCGATCGAAGAAAACGTCTGGGAAATGGTCATTGACTGGCTGGCAGCCGGTGTTAACCCGGGATCTGCCACCCTGTTCATTCAGTCCAAAGTACCCGAACATGCCGAACTGAACCTGTTGCTGTCCATGATCACCCCGCTGTCCTGGCTCGAACGGGTGCCCAGCTACAAGGATCAGCAGGAAAAACTGCGCGAACGGGATCTTTCTACTCACGGTTTTCTTGGCTACCCACTGCTGCAAAGTGCCGACATTCTGCTCTATCGTGCCGGACTGGTTCCGGTCGGTGCCGATCAGGAAGCCCATATTGAAATCACCCGGGAAATCGCCCGACGTTTCAACCATCTTTATGGTCGGGAGCCCGGCTTTGAAGATAACGCGGAAGCGGCTATTCGCAAGATGGGTAAAAAGACCGGCACCCTGTATCGCAACCTGCGCCGGGCTTATCTGGAAAAAGGTGACGACGAAGCACTGGAAACCGCCAGAGCGTTGCTGAAAGAACAATCCAACATCACTCTGGGCGATCAGGAAAGACTGTTTGGCTATCTCGAAGGTACCGGCAAGGTCATCCTTCCGGAACCACAGGCACTGCTGGCGCCACAGGCAAGAATGCCGGGGCTGGACGGACAGAAAATGTCGAAATCCTACGGCAACACCATCACCCTGCGTGAAGAGCCGGACGACATTACCAGCAAAATCCGCAAAATGCCCACTGACCCGGCACGTCAACGCCGCAACGACCCTGGCGAACCGGAAAAATGTCCGGTTTGGCAGCTACACAAGGTTTACTCGGATGAGGAACGCCAGAACTGGGTTCAGGAAGGCTGTCGCAATGCCGGCATTGGTTGCCTTGACTGTAAAAAACCGGTGATTGACGCCTGTCAGGCCGAGCTGGAGCCAATCCGAATGGAAGCCATGGAACTTGAACGCAATCAGGATGTCGTAAAAAACATCATTGCAGAAGGTTGTGAACAGGCAAGGGATGAAGCTCAGGATACTTTGCGTGATGTGCGTGATGCCATTGGCATTGACTATCGTTGA
- a CDS encoding L-threonylcarbamoyladenylate synthase, whose protein sequence is MSQFFQIHPDNPQPRLVRQAVEIMRNGGVIAYPTDSAYALGCLMGEKKAVDRIRSIRHLDDKHNFTLVCRDLSELAVYAQVNNSQYRLLKTATPGPYTFILKGTREVPRRLMHPKRRTIGIRVPECAIVDALLAEIDAPIMSTTLQLPADDQPMTDAYDIRQMLESQLDLVIDGGYRDGDPTTVVSLLNDTPEILREGKGNIRLFTT, encoded by the coding sequence ATGAGTCAATTTTTTCAGATTCACCCTGACAACCCGCAACCACGGCTGGTGCGTCAGGCGGTTGAGATCATGCGTAATGGCGGTGTGATCGCCTACCCCACTGATTCGGCTTACGCCCTGGGCTGCCTGATGGGTGAAAAAAAAGCCGTCGATCGAATTCGCAGTATTCGTCATCTGGACGACAAGCATAACTTCACACTGGTCTGTCGGGATTTGTCGGAACTGGCGGTCTATGCCCAGGTCAACAACAGCCAGTACCGACTCCTGAAAACTGCCACACCCGGACCGTATACCTTTATTCTCAAAGGCACCAGAGAAGTTCCCCGACGGTTGATGCATCCTAAACGTCGCACCATTGGCATAAGGGTGCCAGAGTGCGCCATTGTTGATGCACTGCTGGCGGAGATTGATGCTCCCATTATGAGTACCACCCTGCAGCTTCCGGCCGATGATCAACCCATGACCGATGCTTACGACATCCGTCAAATGCTGGAAAGCCAGCTGGATCTGGTCATTGATGGTGGTTACCGGGATGGCGACCCGACCACAGTAGTCAGTCTGCTGAATGACACTCCGGAAATTCTGCGGGAAGGGAAAGGTAATATCAGACTGTTCACCACATGA
- a CDS encoding pseudouridine synthase, with product MIRIAKYIAASGLCSRRAASRLIDSGQVQVNGRAANHIDHVNKHDNIVVNGLTVKAPEERCYYLYNKPVGIDCVCKPQDVSSIIHQINTPVRVFPVGRLDKDSHGLMLLTNDGELCQKLLHPDYVHEKEYRVAVDKPVTDAFLEKMSAGVTYNAGNKLIITRPCRVKRQSDNEFRITLTQGMNRQIRRMCKALGYRVIELQRLRMESLKLGDLPLNQIQNLSEHQVLQLKQTLDSNR from the coding sequence ATGATTCGAATTGCGAAGTATATTGCTGCCTCAGGTCTCTGTTCCAGGCGCGCCGCCAGTCGTTTGATTGACTCAGGACAGGTTCAGGTCAATGGCAGAGCTGCCAACCATATCGATCACGTCAATAAACACGATAACATTGTCGTTAATGGTCTGACGGTAAAGGCTCCCGAAGAACGCTGCTATTACCTTTATAACAAACCGGTTGGCATTGACTGTGTCTGCAAGCCGCAGGATGTCAGCAGCATTATTCACCAGATCAATACACCCGTCCGGGTATTCCCCGTTGGACGACTCGATAAAGACTCCCATGGTCTGATGCTGTTAACCAATGATGGAGAGCTTTGCCAGAAGCTCTTACACCCGGATTATGTTCATGAGAAAGAATACCGGGTTGCGGTGGACAAGCCTGTAACTGACGCCTTTCTGGAAAAAATGTCCGCCGGTGTCACCTATAACGCCGGTAACAAACTGATCATCACCCGACCCTGTCGGGTTAAACGACAATCTGACAATGAATTCCGGATCACCCTGACTCAGGGCATGAACCGCCAAATCCGTCGGATGTGCAAAGCCTTAGGTTATCGGGTGATAGAACTGCAACGGCTGCGAATGGAATCCCTGAAGCTGGGAGACCTGCCCCTCAATCAGATTCAAAACCTGTCTGAACATCAGGTTTTGCAGCTCAAACAAACACTTGATTCAAATCGTTGA
- a CDS encoding PHP domain-containing protein, protein MSINADLHCHTTASDGTLGPLELYLRAMHQGVELLAITDHDSVAAHHFLQQHELNGPRLISGIELSTTWSGVEIHIVGLNFPLDHPDLERIIQNQDNARRQRSLHIAKKLVKQLRLTITEEQLFSEVVDIALSRQKNTSDGFTLTPETVQTGRPHFAQWLINNDYVKDANAAFDHYLNDKKLGNLRQFWPPMSQAIAWLRALGGKAVLAHPGKYKMTRTKFRALIKDFKLAGGHAMEVVGGVVIPGQTEQFVELCQEFELEASRGSDFHSPDYRWVELGRLRPIPDTVQVVWQDF, encoded by the coding sequence TGTCACACCACCGCTTCAGACGGAACCCTCGGTCCGCTTGAGTTATACCTCAGAGCCATGCATCAGGGCGTAGAACTACTGGCCATTACTGACCATGATTCCGTGGCTGCCCACCATTTTCTTCAGCAACATGAGCTGAATGGCCCGCGCCTGATTTCCGGTATTGAACTGTCCACCACCTGGTCGGGGGTTGAAATCCATATCGTCGGACTGAATTTTCCTCTGGATCATCCTGACCTTGAACGCATTATCCAGAATCAGGACAACGCCCGACGTCAACGCTCCCTGCACATTGCCAAAAAACTGGTTAAACAGTTACGCCTGACCATTACAGAAGAACAGCTTTTTTCCGAAGTGGTCGATATCGCTCTGTCGCGGCAGAAAAACACCAGCGATGGTTTTACCCTGACGCCGGAAACGGTTCAGACCGGTCGCCCGCACTTTGCCCAGTGGTTGATTAACAACGACTATGTCAAAGACGCTAATGCCGCCTTTGACCACTACCTGAATGATAAAAAACTCGGCAATCTGCGCCAGTTCTGGCCACCCATGAGCCAGGCCATTGCCTGGCTGCGTGCACTGGGCGGCAAAGCAGTGCTGGCTCACCCGGGAAAGTACAAAATGACCCGCACCAAATTCAGGGCACTGATCAAGGACTTCAAACTGGCGGGCGGCCATGCCATGGAAGTGGTGGGCGGCGTTGTGATTCCCGGACAAACCGAGCAGTTTGTCGAACTGTGTCAGGAGTTTGAGTTGGAAGCATCCCGTGGCAGCGACTTCCATTCACCCGATTATCGTTGGGTGGAACTGGGCAGACTACGCCCGATTCCGGACACGGTTCAGGTGGTGTGGCAGGATTTTTAA